A single region of the Anguilla rostrata isolate EN2019 chromosome 11, ASM1855537v3, whole genome shotgun sequence genome encodes:
- the plxnb1a gene encoding plexin-B1 isoform X2 — protein sequence MALICTAAVLLSLWGGASVLGGSLYPAFTRDDTLFQHLALHRDPRAGKVYIGAQDRLFQLGQDLQLQEEEVTGPVIDSKDCLPPINEANCPQAGQTTNHNKLLLVNPYSEELITCGSIYQGTCQKRNLSSIRDVLFSTDRPVDTQYVAANDPLVSTVGLVVRPRGKHPVLFVGRGYTSSHPPISTRILDSEPFFSYEETAKLAVAGRLSEYDHHFVTAFSRRTHIYFLFYRRDLKSQSREYKTYVARICLDDPAYYSYVEVPLTCRSPEGRSYNLLQAASVGRPKVGVGSGAESEAESELLLGVFSARLSSSNRPSEDSALCAFPLDQLDRRIDATRDLCYTEKGGESAYIEYDVKSMCAGLPMNTLEAYPCGSDHTPSPMASRVPMEAEVLLDSPSARLTAVAVSMRARHAIAFLGDSKGNLHKVFLGPDGKTKQYATIPIQPDVPINGDLLLDHTQENLYVMTSTKVEKRPVAECSQHMDCGSCLSTRDPYCGWCVLEGRCVQGSECAGAELAGQWLWSFDAAQQCLSVQSLRPSNISREEKRDVFLSVPGLPRMENGGAYTCVFGEHESPAIVMDTRVTCSSPDTVNIPPIHPGEDHVKTTLSLRFREVTVAAHEFTFYDCRAVQELSQSAPCRGCVSSRWGCNWCVQQHACSHKDTCERGVVIYNEHGDEGSIVSMGASACPCVERVQSPAHLPVNMERKITLVGRNLHLYQEEALRYECVLMIEGRAVVVGSDVGKDEADHSLFYITCNSHKYSYSALVEEYHARVYVRRTVVHHVDSPQDLHVYLYNCSVGHSDCSRCHTAEQKWGCVWCQGSPTSCLYNESCTGQIIQTCPAPVIHSIEPLSGPLEGGTAITITGSNLGQKAQDVQNSVTVAGLPCVLDLSRYEVSSRIVCVASASGAERSGKVDVEVNEGGRGQSDQIFSYQDPVVKQVTPQRGPRSGGTSLTITGQKLRTGQPSEVRVLIGDAPCLISSEIQGDRIECRTSVSNKTGEQDVVVRFGSSERHLQGTAFHYTTDPNVTQAAPSKSFLSGGRVIKVLGHNLDVVQEPRIQVTVYPLESHHQRRKRRASGGTEPQRAGSPLPRQRRMVPELGCPADTLCTVKQFVERCEVNTTSLILCRTPAVEVAARHARVQVEFLLDNLRFDFASVSQSEFSYETNPVLHPLNHNDPSKPYRHKPGSIISVKGENLDLAISKEEVVAQIGEGVCAVKTLTQNHLYCEPPTQQPSPGPGARREGVVALPEFTVQMGNLNFSLGKVQYDTQIPTPFPLEAQIGVGVGASIVALIVLIIVLIYRRKSKQALRDYKKVQIQLENLETSVRDRCKKEFTDLMTEMMDMSSDLGGSSIPFLDYRMYAERIFFPGHRESPLRRDLDVQESRRQTVEQGLVQLSNLLNSKLFLTKFIHTLEVQRTFSPRDRAYVASLLTVALHGKLEYFTDILKTLLSDLVEQYVAKNPKLMLRRTESVVEKLLTNWMSICLYAFLRDSVGEPLYMLFRAIKHQVDKGPVDAVTGKAKYTLNDNRLLREDVEYRSLTLNVLVQGGGGNEAQAVPSKVLDCDTITQVKEKILDQAYKTASFSLRPHADTLDLEWRSGVAGHLILSDEDLTSVVQGNWKRLNTLQHYKVPDGATVALVQRHTKHIHHENQDYMAGEKTPMLEDADEGGVKLWHLVKASEEPELPKHRRGSLRERERAKAIPEIYLTRLLSMKGTLQKFVDDLFQVVLSTSRPVPLAVKYFFDLLDEQAASHSITDPETIHIWKTNSLPLRFWINILKNPQFIFDVQASDNVDAVLSVIAQTFMDSCTIAEHKLGRDSPINKLLYARDIPRYKQMVERYYADIRQTISASDQEMNSALVELSRNYSGELNYLVALHELYKYINKYYDQIITALEEDPTAQKMQLGYRLQQIAAAVENKVTDL from the exons ATGGCGCTGATCTGCACGGCTGCAGTACTGCTGTCTCTCTGGGGTGGCGCCAGCGTGCTGGGCGGCTCCCTCTACCCTGCCTTCACCCGCGATGACACACTCTTCCAGCACCTGGCCCTGCACCGGGACCCGCGGGCCGGCAAGGTCTACATCGGGGCCCAGGACCGCCTCTTCCAGCTGGGCCAggacctgcagctgcaggaggaggaggtgacagGGCCCGTGATCGACAGCAAGGACTGCCTGCCGCCCATCAACGAGGCCAACTGCCCCCAGGCCGGCCAGACCACCAACCACAACAAGCTCCTCCTGGTGAACCCCTACTCGGAGGAGCTCATCACCTGCGGCAGCATCTACCAGGGCACCTGCCAGAAGCGCAACCTGTCCTCCATCCGGGACGTCCTCTTCTCCACCGACCGGCCCGTGGACACCCAGTACGTGGCGGCCAACGACCCCCTGGTGTCCACCGTGGGGCTGGTGGTGCGGCCGCGGGGCAAGCACCCGGTGCTGTTCGTGGGGCGGGGCTACACCAGCAGCCACCCGCCCATCTCCACCCGCATCCTGGACTCGGAGCCCTTCTTCTCCTACGAGGAGACGGCCAAGCTGGCGGTGGCGGGGCGCCTGTCGGAGTACGACCACCATTTTGTCACCGCCTTCTCCCGCCGCACCCACATCTACTTCCTCTTCTACCGCCGCGACCTCAAGTCGCAGTCGCGGGAGTACAAGACCTACGTGGCCCGGATCTGCCTGGATGACCCCGCGTACTACTCCTATGTGGAGGTTCCGCTGACCTGCCGCTCGCCTGAGGGGAGGAGCTATAACCTCCTCCAGGCAGCGAGCGTGGGTCGGCccaaggtgggggtgggttcaggggcggagtcagaggcGGAGTCGGAGCTGCTGCTTGGGGTCTTCTCCGCCCGCCTCTCTTCCTCCAATCGGCCCAGCGAGGACTCGGCCCTCTGCGCGTTCCCATTGGATCAGCTGGACCGGCGGATCGACGCCACCCGCGACCTGTGCTACACGGAAAAAGGGGGCGAGTCGGCCTACATCGAGTACGATGTCAAGTCCATGTGCGCCGGCCTGCCCATG AACACGCTTGAGGCCTACCCCTGTGGCTCTGACCACACCCCTAGCCCAATGGCCAGCCGGGTGCCCATGGAAGCCGAGGTGCTATTGGACAGCCCGTCCGCCCGTCTCACTGCCGTGGCTGTCAGCATGAGGGCGAGGCACGCCATCGCTTTCCTGGGGGACTCCAAAGGAAACCTACACAAG GTGTTCCTGGGACCTGACGGAAAGACCAAGCAGTATGCTACCATCCCCATCCAACCCGATGTGCCCATCAATGGTGACCTCCTCCTGGACCACACCCAGGAGAACCTCTATGTGATGACCAGCACCAAG GTGGAAAAGAGGCCGGTGGCCGAGTGTTCCCAGCACATGGACTGCGGATCCTGTCTGTCGACCAGGGACCCGTACTGTGGTTGGTGTGTTTTAGAGGGAAG GTGTGTTCAGGGCTCAGAGTGCGCAGGGGCGGAGCTAGCAGGCCAGTGGCTCTGGAGTTTTGACGCAGCACAGCAGTGCCTCAGCGTGCAGTCACTGAGGCCGTCCAACATCAGccgagaggagaagagagac GTTTTCCTGTCAGTCCCAGGACTGCCTCGGATGGAGAACGGCGGGGCGTACACCTGCGTCTTTGGCGAGCACGAGAGCCCCGCCATCGTCATGGACACCAGAGTCACCTGCTCCTCCCCTGATACCGTGAACATTCCCCCTATACACCCGGGAGAGG ACCACGTGAAGACCACCCTGTCCCTCCGCTTCCGCGAGGTCACCGTGGCCGCCCACGAGTTCACCTTCTACGACTGCCGGGCAGTGCAGGAGCTCTCCCAGAGCGCACC ttGCCGTGGTTGCGTGAGCAGCCGCTGGGGCTGTAATTGGTGTGTTCAGCAGCACGCGTGTTCTCACAAGGACACGTGTGAGCGGGGAGTCGTCATTTACAACGAACAC GGGGATGAGGGCTCCATCGTGAGCATGGGGGCGTCCGCCTGCCCCTGTGTGGAGAGGGTGCAGAGTCCTGCCCACCTGCCTGTCAACATGGAGAGGAAGATCACCTTAGTGGGGCGCAACCTTCACCTCTACCAG GAGGAGGCGCTGCGCTACGAGTGCGTGCTGATGATCGAGGGACGTGCGGTGGTGGTGGGCTCGGATGTGGGAAAGGATGAGGCCGACCACTCCCTCTTCTACATCACCTGCAACTCACACAAG TACTCCTACTCGGCGCTCGTGGAGGAGTACCACGCTCGGGTGTACGTGAGGAGGACGGTCGTCCACCACGTGGACAGCCCCCAGGACCTGCACG tgtatCTGTACAACTGCTCGGTGGGGCACTCTGACTGCAGCCGCTGCCACACTGCGGAGCAGAAGTGGGGGTGCGTGTGGTGCCAAGGGTCCCCCACCAGCTGCCTCTACAATGAGTCCTGCACAGGCCAGATCATCCAGACCTGCCCGGCGCCTGTCATTCACTCT ATCGAGCCTCTGTCCGGCCCACTGGAGGGGGGCACTGCCATCACCATCACAGGATCCAACCTGGGGCAGAAGGCCCAAGACGTGCAGAACTCGGTCACTGTGGCTGGCCTCCCCTGCGTTTTGGACCTCAGCCGATATGAGGTGTCCTCCAG GATTGTGTGCGTGGCGTCCGCCAGCGGGGCGGAGAGGAGCGGGAAAGTGGACGTGGAGGTGAACGAAGGGGGTCGCGGTCAGTCCGACCAGATCTTCAGCTACCAG GACCCCGTGGTGAAACAGGTGACCCCCCAGAGGGGCCCGAGGTCAGGGGGCACGTCCCTAACCATCACGGGACAGAAACTCCGCACGGGGCAGCCCAGCGAGGTCCGCGTGCTGATCGGCGACGCCCCGTGTCTTAT CTCGTCGGAGATCCAGGGGGACCGGATTGAGTGTCGCACCAGTGTCAGTAATAAGACAGGGGAGCAGGACGTGGTGGTGCGTTTCGGCAGCAGTGAGCGCCACTTGCAGGGCACTGCATTTCACTACACCACCGACCCCAACGTGACTCAGGCTGCACCCTCCAAGAGCTTCCTGAG tGGTGGCCGTGTGATCAAGGTGTTGGGACACAATCTGGATGTTGTTCAGGAGCCTCGTATCCAGGTGACGGTGTACCCGTTGGAGTCCCACCACCAGAGGAGAAAGAGGCGTGCATCAGGGGGCACAGAGCCCCAGAGAGCAGGGAGCCCGTTGCCTAGGCAACGGCGGATGGTTCCGGAGCTCGGCTGTCCTGCAGACACACTCTGCACAGTCAAACAG TTTGTGGAGCGCTGCGAGGTGAACACCACCTCCCTGATCCTGTGCCGGACCCCGGCGGTGGAGGTTGCGGCCCGCCACGCCCGGGTGCAGGTGGAGTTCCTCCTGGACAACCTGCGCTTCGACTTCGCCTCCGTCAGCCAGAGCGAATTCAGCTACGAGACCAACCCCGTCCTCCACCCGCTCAACCACAACGACCCCAGCAAGCCCTACAGACACAAACCGGGGAGCATCATCTCCGTGAAG GGGGAGAATTTGGATCTCGCCATTTCTAAGGAGGAGGTGGTGGCTCAGATCGGGGAGGGGGTTTGCGCCGTCAAGACTCTGACACAGAACCATCTGTACTGTGAACCCCCCACCCAGCAGCCATCTCCGGGCCCAGGCGCGAGGCGTGAGGGTGTGGTGGCCCTCCCCGAATTCACG GTCCAGATGGGGAACCTGAACTTCTCCCTGGGCAAGGTGCAGTACGACACACAGATCCCGACTCCCTTTCCCCTGGAGGCCCAGAtaggggtgggggtcggggcgTCCATCGTGGCTCTCATTGTGCTCATCATCGTGCTCATATACAG GAGGAAGAGCAAGCAGGCTCTGAGGGACTACAAGAAAGTCCAGATTCAGCTTGAGAACCTGGAGACCAGCGTCAGGGACCGCTGCAAGAAGGAGTttacag ACCTGATGACGGAGATGATGGACATGTCCAGTGACCTGGGTGGCTCCAGCATTCCCTTCCTGGACTACCGCATGTACGCCGAGCGCATCTTCTTCCCTGGCCACCGGGAGTCGCCGCTGCGCCGTGACCTGGACGTGCAAGAGAGCCGGCGGCAGACCGTGGAGCAGGGCCTGGTGCAGCTGTCCAACCTGCTGAACAGCAAGCTCTTCCTCACCAAG TTCATCCACACCCTGGAGGTCCAGCGCACCTTCTCCCCGAGGGACCGAGCGTACGTGGCCTCCCTGCTGACCGTGGCCCTGCACGGAAAGCTGGAGTACTTCACCGACATCCTCAAGACCCTGCTCAGCGACCTGGTGGAGCAGTACGTCGCCAAGAACCCCAAACTCATGCTGaggag GACGGAATCTGTTGTGGAGAAGCTTCTGACCAACTGGATGTCCATCTGCTTATACGCCTTCCTGAGG gactCTGTGGGCGAGCCCCTCTACATGCTGTTCAGAGCCATCAAGCACCAGGTGGACAAGGGCCCTGTGGACGCGGTGACGGGCAAGGCCAAGTACACCCTGAACGACAACCGTCTGCTGCGGGAGGATGTGGAGTACCGCTCTCTG accCTGAACGTGCTGGTGCAGGGGGGCGGAGGTAACGAGGCCCAGGCCGTCCCGTCCAAAGTGCTGGACTGTGACACCATCACCCAGGTGAAGGAGAAGATCCTGGACCAGGCCTACAAGACGGCCTCCTTCTCTCTGCGTCCTCACGCGGACACCCTGGACCTGG AGTGGCGGTCTGGCGTGGCGGGTCACCTGATCCTGTCGGACGAGGACCTTACGTCGGTGGTGCAGGGAAACTGGAAACGCCTCAACACGTTACAGCATTACAAG GTGCCAGACGGCGCTACGGTGGCGCTGGTCCAGAGGCACACTAAGCACATTCACCATGAGAACCAGGACTACATGgcaggagaga AGACGCCCATGCTGGAGGACGCGGACGAGGGCGGGGTGAAGCTGTGGCACCTGGTGAAGGCCAGCGAGGAGCCGGAGCTGCCCAAACACCGGCGGGGCAGCctgagggagcgggagagagccAAGGCCATCCCCGAAATCTACCTCACGCGCCTGCTGTCCATGAAG GGTACGCTGCAGAAGTTTGTGGATGACCTGTTCCAGGTGGTTCTCAGCACCAGTCGGCCGGTCCCTCTGGCCGTTAAATACTTCTTTGACCTGTTGGACGAGCAGGCTGCCAGTCACAGCATCACCGATCCTGAGACCATCCACATATGGAAAACCAACAG TTTACCCCTGAGGTTCTGGATCAACATCTTGAAGAACCCGCAGTTCATCTTCGACGTCCAGGCCTCGGACAACGTGGACGCCGTGCTGTCCGTCATCGCCCAGACCTTCATGGATTCCTGCACCATCGCCGAACACAAGCTGGGCAGG GACTCCCCAATCAACAAGCTGCTGTATGCCAGAGACATCCCCCGCTACAAACAGATGGTAGAAAG GTACTACGCTGATATCCGACAGACCATTTCTGCCAGCGACCAGGAAATGAACTCCGCCCTGGTGGAGCTGTCGCGA AATTACTCAGGTGAACTGAATTACCTGGTGGCCCTGCATGAGTTGTACAAGTACATTAACAAATACTATGACCAG ATCATCACTGCATTAGAGGAGGACCCTACCGCTCAGAAGATGCAGCTGGGCTACAGGCTGCAGCAGATCGCCGCCGCCGTGGAGAACAAAGTCACGGACTTGTGA